The following proteins come from a genomic window of Bradyrhizobium paxllaeri:
- a CDS encoding glycosyltransferase family 39 protein, producing the protein MSSITTSALDTPARRSVERTCDDLAIFVLAVVALVAGLTFRDYGLGWDDYTHAEYADLLLRMYGSGFKDTGALSFANLYMYGGGFDMAAALLHKVIPLELFETRRLLGAIVGLIGLGVTWRLARRVGGPLAGLATLLLLVLCPTFYGHMFMNPKDAPFAVSMVILILGLVRLAEEYPAPSPRTILIVGIGAGLSIGCRILGGMALVYAMVGFVPLLIEEVRNQGAREAGRRFAHVVYVLLPGLVLGYLIMGLVWPWSIMEADHPFKALTYFSHFFEKPWKEMFDGALVSVPDMPWSYLPTLFALQLPEVMLALLFAGIVGTFMSLSRKDVKARRKTIYLMLTLAATLPLVIAMVKRPALYNGIRHFVFVIPPMAVLAGVSFAWGMNWLKDNHRRWQPAALAVFTFGLLLPLSEMIRLHPYEYTHFNHIAGTVRTADNYFMLDYWGLALKQASDGLREELVERQEVAPAGRKWKVAVCGPQRPAQVALGPDFTIGWDSQSADFAMTLGEFYCKGLTAPVMVEIKRDDVVFARVYDIRGRAISTLLAIPAP; encoded by the coding sequence ATGTCATCCATCACGACTTCTGCCCTCGATACGCCCGCGCGGCGCTCGGTGGAGCGGACCTGTGACGACCTTGCCATCTTCGTGCTGGCCGTGGTCGCCCTGGTCGCGGGCCTGACTTTCCGCGACTACGGGCTGGGCTGGGACGACTACACGCACGCTGAATATGCCGACCTGCTGTTGCGGATGTACGGTTCCGGCTTCAAGGACACCGGCGCGCTGTCGTTCGCCAATCTCTACATGTATGGCGGCGGCTTCGACATGGCGGCGGCGCTGCTGCACAAGGTCATCCCGCTCGAATTGTTTGAAACGCGCCGCCTGCTCGGTGCCATCGTCGGCCTGATCGGCCTTGGCGTGACCTGGCGGCTGGCGCGGCGGGTCGGCGGTCCGCTTGCCGGGCTCGCAACGCTGCTGCTGCTGGTGCTGTGCCCGACCTTCTATGGCCACATGTTCATGAACCCGAAGGATGCGCCGTTTGCCGTCTCGATGGTGATCCTGATCCTGGGTTTGGTGCGTCTCGCCGAGGAATACCCCGCGCCCTCGCCGCGAACCATTTTGATCGTCGGCATCGGCGCCGGCCTCTCCATCGGCTGCCGGATTCTCGGCGGGATGGCGCTGGTCTATGCGATGGTGGGCTTCGTCCCGCTGCTTATCGAGGAAGTTCGCAACCAGGGCGCGCGCGAAGCCGGCCGTCGCTTCGCCCATGTCGTGTACGTGCTGCTGCCCGGCCTCGTGCTCGGTTACCTGATCATGGGCCTGGTGTGGCCGTGGTCGATCATGGAAGCGGACCATCCCTTCAAGGCGCTGACCTATTTCTCGCACTTCTTCGAGAAGCCCTGGAAGGAAATGTTCGACGGCGCGCTGGTGTCGGTGCCTGATATGCCGTGGTCCTACCTGCCGACCCTGTTCGCGCTGCAGCTTCCCGAGGTCATGCTCGCGCTTCTGTTCGCCGGCATCGTCGGCACCTTCATGTCGCTATCGCGCAAAGACGTGAAGGCCCGCCGCAAGACCATATACCTGATGCTGACGCTGGCGGCGACCTTGCCGCTGGTGATCGCGATGGTGAAGCGGCCGGCGCTCTACAACGGCATCCGGCATTTCGTTTTCGTCATCCCGCCTATGGCGGTGCTCGCCGGCGTATCGTTCGCCTGGGGCATGAACTGGCTCAAGGACAATCACCGCCGCTGGCAGCCTGCCGCGCTGGCGGTGTTCACGTTCGGCCTGCTGCTGCCGCTCAGCGAAATGATCCGCCTGCACCCTTACGAATACACCCACTTCAATCACATCGCCGGCACGGTGCGGACCGCCGACAATTACTTCATGCTGGACTATTGGGGTCTGGCGCTGAAGCAGGCTTCCGACGGTCTGCGCGAAGAGCTGGTAGAGCGCCAGGAAGTGGCTCCGGCGGGTCGCAAGTGGAAGGTCGCGGTGTGTGGTCCGCAGCGGCCGGCGCAGGTCGCGCTCGGCCCTGACTTCACGATCGGCTGGGACAGCCAGTCCGCCGACTTCGCGATGACGCTGGGCGAGTTCTACTGCAAGGGCCTCACCGCGCCCGTCATGGTGGAGATCAAGCGCGATGATGTCGTGTTCGCGCGCGTCTACGATATTCGCGGCCGCGCCATCTCGACACTTCTCGCCATTCCGGCGCCGTAA
- a CDS encoding class II aldolase/adducin family protein, translating into MSPAEARLKRVPGMTDAEWNQRINLAACYRLVALYGWDDLVDTHISARVPGPDHHFLINPYGLMFEEITASSLVKVDLHGNQLSESEYSINPAGFTIHSAIHEVREDAGCVLHLHTPDGTAVASCMEGLLPMNQTAQFVTHDLAYHDYEGVALDHDERPRLQKDLGNKNHMLLRNHGTLTVGRSVASAFERMYHLERACTMQVRTRMLGPTAYPIEQAVVDKNEQLFSNADFAERRSTQLVWPPLLRKLDRIDPSYKT; encoded by the coding sequence ATGTCGCCAGCAGAAGCTCGCCTGAAGCGGGTTCCCGGCATGACGGACGCTGAGTGGAACCAGCGGATCAACCTCGCCGCCTGCTATCGCCTCGTCGCTCTCTATGGCTGGGACGATCTGGTCGACACCCACATCTCGGCGCGCGTGCCCGGCCCCGACCATCATTTCCTGATCAACCCGTACGGGCTGATGTTCGAGGAGATCACGGCGTCGAGCCTGGTGAAGGTCGATCTCCACGGCAACCAACTCAGCGAAAGCGAATACAGCATCAACCCCGCAGGCTTCACCATCCATTCGGCGATCCACGAGGTGCGCGAGGATGCCGGCTGCGTGCTTCATCTGCATACGCCGGACGGAACGGCGGTCGCGAGTTGCATGGAAGGCCTGTTGCCGATGAACCAGACCGCGCAATTCGTCACCCACGACCTCGCCTATCACGACTATGAAGGCGTGGCGCTGGACCATGACGAGCGCCCGCGGCTGCAGAAGGACCTTGGCAACAAGAACCACATGCTGCTGCGCAACCACGGCACGCTGACGGTTGGCCGTTCGGTCGCCTCCGCCTTCGAGCGCATGTATCACCTGGAGCGCGCCTGCACGATGCAGGTGCGCACCCGCATGCTGGGCCCGACCGCCTACCCGATCGAGCAGGCTGTGGTCGACAAGAACGAACAACTGTTCAGCAATGCCGATTTCGCCGAGCGGCGCTCGACGCAATTGGTGTGGCCGCCGCTGTTGCGAAAACTCGATCGCATCGATCCGAGCTACAAGACCTGA